From the genome of Eucalyptus grandis isolate ANBG69807.140 chromosome 2, ASM1654582v1, whole genome shotgun sequence, one region includes:
- the LOC104433218 gene encoding uncharacterized protein LOC104433218 translates to MLLYKQKKNQSAKGNRLLISINVLGSAGPIRFVVGEEELVAAVIDTALKTYAREGRLPVLGSDLNDFLLYCPTSGSDALSPWDMIGSPGARNFLLCKKPKTDVVADERRSPDAGIARKGNGSWKSWINKSFSLKVSSH, encoded by the exons ATGTTGCTCTACAAGCAGAAGAAGAATCAGAGCGCCAAGGGCAACAGGCTCCTCATCAGCATCAACGTGCTGGGGAGCGCCGGCCCGATCCGGTTCGTGGTGGGCGAGGAGGAGCTCGTCGCCGCCGTCATCGACACCGCCCTCAAGACCTACGCCCGCGAGGGGAGGCTCCCCGTCCTGGGCTCGGATCTCAACGATTTCTTGCTGTACTGCCCAACTTCTGGATCAGATG CTCTGAGTCCATGGGATATGATCGGGTCGCCCGGAGCTCGGAACTTCCTTCTGTGCAAGAAACCGAAGACGGACGTGGTGGCTGATGAGCGGAGGTCCCCTGAtgctggcatcgcgaggaaggGCAATGGAAGCTGGAAGTCGTGGATCAATAAGTCCTTCAGTCTCAAAgtatcttcccactga
- the LOC104435516 gene encoding LOW QUALITY PROTEIN: LRR receptor-like serine/threonine-protein kinase EFR (The sequence of the model RefSeq protein was modified relative to this genomic sequence to represent the inferred CDS: substituted 1 base at 1 genomic stop codon), translating to MSQINARVAITEDPLGVLRSWNDTVHFCKWYGVACSLRHQRVTGLDLQSKNLSGSISPHIGNLSFLRELNLRNNNFSGEIPTQAGQLGRLLIFFVDNNSLAGEIPKNLSSCSSLTFLGLGGNQLAGRIPIELGVLSKLRLLQVSLNNLMGNIPASFGNLSSLEKLYLPLNNLRGSIPEALGDLIRIRKISLGGNWLSGSIPCAILNCTSLAELDVTVNQLQGSLPADIGFTLPNLEIFRISFNQFTGPIPPSISNATNLVDLQISINNLSGGVPSLENLHKLQRFLVSANHLGSGGPHDLSFLCSLGNATGLKWLRIDDNSFGGIMPDCLSNFSTTLTKLNRGGNPTFGEMPREIGNLVNLGSLYMHSNGLSGGVPSNIGNLRNLVELSLDNNKLSGDNFFHDSIPQSISSLRSIEELDLSHNNLSGEIPKFLEAFNFLRILNLSYNDFEGMLPIKGIFKNTNATSVIKNDKLYGGMPKFQLPKCRFGASQTKKFVRKLQLPIFIFLGFLGVALVLASLYLYRLKRKRKESVSTSSLNVSYRTIVQATNNFSLEKSIGVGGFGFVYKGILHENGNIVAIKVLNLLHCGALKSFIDESEAFRNIRHRNLLKVLTVCSGIDYRGNDFKALVYEYMVNESLEDWLHRQDEGNGYTKKLNFVQRINVAIDVASALDYLHHQCQRPMVHCDLKPXNVLLDAEIVGHVGDFGLAKFLLNTSSNASANQMSSAGVRGTVGYAAPEYAMGRDVSREGDVYSYGVLLLEMFIGLSPTNEMFKDNYSIRNFVAETVPGRVLEITDDILLQEREGCMSPGGPLYGHCETKDIIQESLAILYEIGLACSVVAPRERVSITEVAVQLRLIRNKLYASGLHG from the exons ATGAGTCAGATTAATGCACG AGTTGCGATAACCGAGGATCCGTTGGGGGTGCTGCGCTCATGGAATGACACTGTCCACTTCTGCAAGTGGTATGGTGTTGCATGTAGTCTCCGGCACCAACGAGTCACTGGGTTGGACCTTCAATCCAAGAACCTCTCAGGGTCCATCTCTCCACACATTGGAAACTTGAGTTTCCTTAGGGAATTGAATCTCAGGAACAATAATTTTAGTGGTGAAATCCCTACACAAGCAGGGCAGTTAGGCAGGCTACTTATCttttttgttgataataatTCTTTGGCGGGTGAAATCCCGAAGAATCTGTCGAGTTGCTCCAGCCTTACTTTCCTTGGGTTGGGGGGCAACCAACTTGCTGGACGAATTCCCATCGAGCTCGGTGTGCTGTCGAAGCTTCGGCTCCTCCAGGTAAGTTTAAACAATCTAATGGGAAATATTCCAGCATCCTTTGGGAACTTGTCTTCGTTAGAAAAACTCTATCTTCCTCTCAACAACTTAAGGGGAAGTATTCCCGAAGCTCTAGGAGATTTGATCAGAATAAGAAAGATTTCTTTGGGAGGAAACTGGCTGTCCGGTTCAATTCCTTGTGCAATCCTGAATTGCACATCCCTGGCGGAGTTGGACGTGACGGTAAATCAACTGCAAGGAAGTCTCCCAGCAGACATAGGCTTCACACTTCCCAACCTCGAAATTTTCAGGATATCCTTTAACCAGTTCACCGGACCAATTCCTCCCTCGATATCTAATGCCACAAATCTAGTAGATCTCCAAATTTCGATAAACAATCTTTCAGGGGGCGTGCCTTCTTTGGAAAATCTGCACAAGCTTCAGAGGTTTTTAGTTTCCGCCAATCATCTTGGAAGTGGAGGACCCCACGACCTAAGCTTCCTTTGCTCTTTGGGAAATGCCACTGGGTTGAAATGGTTGAGGATAGACGACAACAGTTTCGGTGGGATTATGCCCGATTGCCTCAGTAATTTTTCGACGACCCTCACTAAGTTGAATAGAGGCGGGAATCCTACTTTTGGGGAGATGCCTAGAGAGATTGGAAACCTGGTGAATTTGGGAAGCCTATATATGCATTCCAACGGGCTTTCGGGTGGCGTCCCCTCCAATATAGGGAACCTTCGAAATCTAGTTGAGCTGAGCTTGGACAATAACAAACTTTCTGGG GATAACTTCTTTCACGATTCCATTCCCCAATCTATTAGTTCATTAAGAAGCATCGAGGAACTAGATCTTTCGCATAACAACTTATCGGGTGAAATTCCTAAATTCTTGGAGGCGTTCAACTTCCtgagaattttgaatttgtcttATAACGATTTTGAAGGGATGCTACCAATCAAAGGAATCTTTAAGAACACGAACGCCACTTCTGTGATCAAAAATGACAAGCTCTATGGAGGAATGCCCAAATTTCAGCTCCCTAAATGTCGTTTTGGTGCTTCCCAAACAAAGAAGTTTGTCCGTAAATTGCAACTCcccatctttatttttcttgggttTCTTGGTGTAGCTCTTGTTCTAGCTTCTCTGTATCTTTATCGGctgaaaaggaagaggaaggaatCAGTTTCCACTTCAAGTTTGAATGTGTCTTATAGAACAATTGTGCAAGCgacaaacaatttctctttAGAAAAATCGATTGGTGTTGGTGGTTTTGGATTTGTTTACAAGGGGATACTTCATGAGAATGGGAACATAGTTGCCATAAAGGTGCTGAATTTACTGCACTGCGGCGCTTTGAAGAGCTTCATAGACGAGTCCGAGGCTTTTAGGAACATCAGACACCGCAATCTTTTGAAGGTACTCACGGTATGCTCAGGTATTGATTATCGGGGTAATGATTTTAAGGCTTTAGTTTATGAATACATGGTCAATGAAAGCCTAGAAGATTGGCTGCACAGGCAAGATGAGGGAAACGGCTATacgaaaaaattgaattttgttcAGAGGATAAATGTTGCTATTGATGTTGCTTCTGCGTTAGATTATCTTCATCACCAATGCCAAAGACCCATGGttcattgtgatctaaagccTTAAAATGTCCTCTTGGATGCTGAGATAGTTGGACATGTTGGCGACTTTGGTTTAGCAAAATTTCTCCTCAATACCTCCTCTAATGCTTCAGCCAATCAGATGAGTTCTGCTGGTGTAAGAGGAACAGTTGGTTATGCTGCTCctg AGTATGCAATGGGAAGAGATGtttcaagagaaggagatgtCTATAGTTATGGCGTCCTCCTACTAGAGATGTTCATAGGATTGAGCCCAACAAACGAGATGTTCAAGGACAACTATAGTATTCGCAATTTTGTTGCAGAAACTGTGCCTGGACGAGTCTTGGAGATTACTGATGACATTCTTCTGCAAGAAAGAGAGGGCTGTATGAGCCCCGGTGGTCCTCTGTATGGGCATTGCGAGACAAAAGACATAATTCAAGAGAGTTTGGCgatattatatgaaattggaCTTGCTTGCTCCGTTGTGGCGCCTAGAGAACGGGTGAGTATCACCGAAGTTGCAGTTCAGCTGCGTTTGATCAGGAACAAACTCTACGCATCTGGTTTGCATGGATAA
- the LOC120290758 gene encoding probable LRR receptor-like serine/threonine-protein kinase At3g47570 produces the protein MVNGSLEDWLHPYPRQDGGNSHTKKLNFVQRINVAIDVASALDYLHHQCQRPMVHCDLKPSNVLLDAEKVGHVGDFGLAKFLLNTSSNASANQMSSAGVRGTVGYAAPEYAMGSDVSREGDVYSYGVLLLEMFIGLSPTNEMFKDNYSIRNFVAEAVPERVLEITDDILLQEREQYEPQWSSVWALPDKRHNSREFGDII, from the exons ATGGTCAATGGAAGCCTAGAAGATTGGCTGCACCCATATCCTAGGCAAGATGGGGGAAACAGCCAtaccaaaaaattgaattttgttcAGAGGATAAATGTTGCTATTGATGTTGCTTCTGCGTTAGATTATCTTCATCACCAATGCCAAAGACCCATGGttcattgtgatctaaagccTTCCAATGTCCTCTTGGATGCTGAGAAGGTTGGGCATGTTGGCGACTTTGGTTTAGCAAAATTTCTCCTCAATACCTCCTCTAATGCTTCAGCCAATCAGATGAGTTCTGCTGGTGTAAGAGGAACAGTTGGGTATGCTGCTCctg AGTATGCAATGGGAAGTGATGtttcaagagaaggagatgtCTATAGTTATGGCGTGCTCCTACTAGAGATGTTCATAGGATTGAGCCCAACAAACGAGATGTTCAAGGACAACTATAGTATTCGCAATTTTGTTGCAGAAGCTGTGCCTGAACGAGTCTTGGAGATTACTGATGACATTCTTCTGCAAGAAAGAGAGCAGTATGAGCCCCAGTGGTCCTCTGTATGGGCATTGCCAGACAAAAGACATAATTCAAGAGAGTTTGGCGACATTATATGA
- the LOC104435515 gene encoding probable LRR receptor-like serine/threonine-protein kinase At3g47570, whose amino-acid sequence MGHQCFNCMKFHLCYFIFLATFALHLDWGSSATNETDKLSLLAFRVAITEDPFGVLRSWNDTVHFCKWYGVACSLRRQRVTGLDLQSKSLSGSISPHIGNLSFLRELKLWINNFGGEIPTQAGQLGRLRIFFVENNSLAGEIPKNLSSCSSLTLLGLTGNQLTGRIPIELGLLSKLQLLLWKYSRSSRKFDQHKRIALGANLLSSSIPRTILNCSSLALLDVPVNQLQGSLPADIGFTLPNLEFFGTSLNQFTGPIPPSISNATNLVELETVLNNLSGGVPSLENLHKLKRFFVSANHLGSGLHDLSFLCSLRNATGLEKLRIDDNSFGGIMPDCLSNFSTTLTELNTGGNPTFGEMPREIGNLVNLRRLFMHSNGLSGGVPSNIGNLRNLVELRLDNNKLSGVIPSSLGNLEKLLKLGLSGNSFEGTIPSNLSKCQQLIGLDLSDNNLSGTIPPEVIGLSSLSYILNLSQNHLTGVLPFEVGNLKLLAYLDVSGNVLRDEIPASLGKCEGLLVLKMQDNFFHGSIPHSISSLRSIEELDLSHNNLSGEIPKFLEAFDFLRILNLSYNDFEGMLPMEGIFKNMSATFVIGNDKLCGGMLEFQLPKCSFGASQTKKFVRKLQLAIFIFLGFLGVALVLASLYLYRLKRKRKESVSTSNLDVL is encoded by the exons ATGGGACATCAATGCTTCAATTGCATGAAGTTCCATCTGtgctatttcatttttcttgctaCTTTTGCGCTCCACTTGGACTGGGGCTCTTCTGCTACCAACGAAACGGACAAACTGTCATTGCTTGCATTTAGAGTTGCAATAACCGAGGATCCGTTCGGGGTGCTGCGCTCATGGAATGACACTGTCCACTTCTGCAAGTGGTATGGTGTCGCATGTAGTCTCCGGCGCCAACGAGTCACTGGGCTGGACCTTCAATCCAAGAGCCTCTCGGGGTCCATCTCTCCACACATTGGAAACTTGAGTTTCCTTAGGGAATTGAAACTCTGGATCAATAATTTTGGTGGTGAAATCCCTACACAAGCAGGGCAGTTAGGCAGGCTACGTAtcttttttgttgagaataatTCTTTGGCGGGTGAAATCCCGAAGAATCTGTCGAGTTGCTCCAGCCTTACATTACTTGGGTTGACCGGCAACCAACTTACTGGACGAATTCCCATCGAGCTTGGTTTGCTGTCGAAGCTTCAGCTCCTCCTG TGGAAGTATTCCCGAAGCTCTAGGAAATTTGATCAGCATAAGAGGATTGCTTTGGGAGCGAATTTGTTGTCCAGTTCAATTCCTCGTACGATCCTGAATTGCTCGTCCCTGGCGTTGTTGGACGTGCCTGTAAATCAACTGCAAGGAAGTCTCCCAGCAGACATAGGCTTCACACTTCCCAACCTCGAATTTTTCGGGACATCCCTTAACCAGTTCACCGGACCAATTCCTCCCTCGATATCTAATGCCACAAATCTAGTAGAGCTCGAAACTGTCTTGAACAATCTTTCAGGGGGCGTGCCTTCTTTGGAAAATCTGCACAAGCTTAAGAGGTTTTTTGTTTCCGCCAATCATCTTGGAAGTGGACTCCACGACCTAAGCTTCCTTTGCTCTTTGAGAAATGCCACTGGGTTGGAAAAGTTGAGGATAGACGACAACAGTTTCGGTGGGATTATGCCCGATTGCCTCAGTAATTTTTCGACGACCCTCACTGAGTTGAATACAGGCGGGAATCCTACTTTTGGGGAGATGCCTAGAGAGATTGGAAACCTGGTGAATTTGAGAAGACTATTTATGCATTCCAACGGGCTTTCCGGTGGCGTCCCCTCCAATATAGGGAACCTTCGAAATCTAGTTGAGCTGAGATTGGACAATAACAAACTTTCTGGGGTAATCCCATCCTCTCTTGGAAATCTAGAGAAGTTGCTTAAATTAGGTCTTAGTGGGAATAGCTTTGAGGGAACCATCCCTTCAAATCTATCCAAGTGCCAACAATTAATAGGCCTCGATCTTTCTGATAACAACCTGAGTGGTACAATACCTCCAGAGGTTATAGGTCTCTCATCATTGTCGTATATTCTGAACTTGTCTCAGAACCACTTGACTGGAGTCCTTCCATTTGAAGTGGggaatttaaaacttttggctTACTTGGATGTCTCTGGTAATGTGTTGCGTGACGAAATTCCAGCCAGCCTAGGCAAGTGTGAAGGATTGTTAGTTTTGAAAATGCAGGATAACTTCTTTCACGGTTCCATTCCCCATTCTATTAGTTCATTAAGAAGCATCGAGGAACTAGATCTTTCGCATAACAACTTATCGGGTGAAATTCCTAAATTCTTGGAGGCGTTCGACTTCCtgagaattttgaatttgtcttATAATGATTTTGAAGGGATGCTACCAATGGAAGGAATCTTTAAGAACATGAGCGCCACTTTTGTGATCGGAAATGACAAGCTCTGTGGAGGAATGCTTGAATTTCAGCTCCCTAAATGTTCTTTTGGTGCTTCCCAAACAAAGAAGTTTGTCCGTAAATTGCAACTCGccatctttatttttcttgggttTCTTGGCGTAGCTCTTGTTCTAGCTTCTCTGTATCTTTATCGGctgaaaaggaagaggaaggaatCAGTTTCCACTTCAAATTTGGATGTCTTATAG